In Trueperaceae bacterium, a genomic segment contains:
- a CDS encoding molecular chaperone TorD family protein, whose amino-acid sequence MGAPAQTPAGTAGGASAQATPVAAPTPALAPGSRAAGYMLVAELFLYPEDRDEDAIRELRAALGDSGPATGLIDAFLAAPRASDADEYLTVLELTPPCPLYLGAYLFEEPNSCRGAGVSDRNAYMLELKATYRHFGFDALQRELPDFLPLMAEFLSLTESLRARDGIGLRRRLLEQHVLPALPKMTEGLSKYESPYVDLARALEALVRDDLAGATEPAWQPAPIPGDLPVFKPDAEPLPGLGAAGRGTP is encoded by the coding sequence ATGGGCGCCCCCGCCCAGACGCCCGCCGGGACGGCTGGCGGCGCCAGCGCGCAGGCCACACCGGTCGCCGCGCCCACCCCCGCCCTCGCGCCCGGCAGCCGCGCCGCGGGCTACATGCTCGTCGCGGAGCTGTTCCTCTACCCGGAGGACCGCGACGAGGACGCCATCAGGGAGCTGCGCGCCGCGCTCGGTGACTCGGGGCCGGCCACCGGGTTGATCGATGCCTTCCTCGCAGCGCCCCGTGCCAGCGACGCTGACGAGTACCTGACGGTCCTCGAGCTGACGCCGCCGTGCCCCCTCTACCTGGGCGCCTACCTCTTCGAGGAACCGAACTCGTGCAGGGGCGCCGGCGTGTCGGACAGGAACGCGTACATGCTCGAGCTGAAGGCCACCTACCGGCACTTCGGCTTCGACGCCCTGCAGCGCGAGCTCCCCGACTTCCTGCCCCTCATGGCCGAGTTCCTGTCCCTCACGGAGAGCCTGCGCGCGCGTGACGGCATCGGGCTGCGCAGGCGCCTCCTCGAACAGCACGTGCTGCCGGCCCTGCCCAAGATGACCGAGGGCCTCTCGAAGTACGAGTCGCCGTACGTCGACCTGGCGCGCGCCCTCGAGGCGCTCGTCAGGGACGACCTGGCGGGCGCGACGGAACCGGCCTGGCAGCCGGCCCCCATCCCGGGGGACCTGCCGGTGTTCAAACCGGACGCCGAGCCGCTTCCAGGGCTGGGGGCGGCGGGGAGGGGCACGCCGTGA
- the narH gene encoding nitrate reductase subunit beta, producing the protein MRVKQQMAMVFNLDKCLGCNTCTLACKNVWTNREGAEYMFWNNVETKPGIGYPKRWEDQEHYRGGWKRNEGGDHPTLNQASRFWLMLNLFYNPVLPQMDEYYGQGPFTFTYEDLHSTTPTKYSQPVARPKSQITGQEDMDITWGVNWEDNAAGLYEGGTGAEDPNLESLSPEVRSAYLKFRDSFMMYLPRICNHCLNPACVGSCPSGAAYKREEDGVVLIDQDRCRAWRYCVSGCPYKKTYYNWRTGKSEKCILCYPRLETGQPPACFVACPGRIRYMGPILYDMDRVAEVANAPDEDLVRLHRSLILDPNDPEVIRAAREAGVSDTWLEACRRSPVYKMVVDWEIALPLHPEFRTLPSLFYIPPESPVATADSAEGPYDMTGDGQLFPGLDEFRIPMEYLASLLSAGNVEEIRKALARQLAVRRFRRSERVEGVADEGVLAVAGLSREDAVHMHRLLALAHYHERFVVPTNHTEKTASTPYIERGFAGFAEFTADKGPKRRTTFHGAQEGVEH; encoded by the coding sequence ATGCGCGTGAAGCAACAGATGGCGATGGTGTTCAACCTCGACAAGTGCCTCGGCTGCAACACGTGCACCCTCGCGTGCAAGAACGTGTGGACCAACCGCGAGGGCGCCGAGTACATGTTCTGGAACAACGTCGAGACGAAGCCCGGGATCGGTTACCCCAAGCGCTGGGAGGACCAGGAGCACTACCGGGGCGGCTGGAAGCGCAACGAGGGCGGCGACCACCCCACCCTCAACCAGGCCTCGCGCTTCTGGCTCATGCTGAACCTCTTCTACAACCCCGTCCTGCCGCAGATGGACGAGTACTACGGCCAGGGCCCGTTCACGTTCACGTACGAGGACCTGCACTCGACCACGCCCACCAAGTACTCGCAGCCCGTCGCCAGGCCCAAGTCGCAGATCACGGGCCAGGAGGACATGGACATCACCTGGGGGGTCAACTGGGAGGACAACGCGGCCGGCCTGTACGAGGGCGGCACGGGCGCCGAGGACCCAAACCTCGAGAGCCTCTCGCCGGAGGTGCGCAGCGCCTACCTGAAGTTCCGCGACTCGTTCATGATGTACCTCCCGCGCATCTGCAACCATTGCCTCAACCCGGCCTGCGTGGGCTCGTGCCCGTCCGGCGCGGCTTACAAGCGCGAGGAGGACGGCGTGGTGCTGATCGACCAGGACCGCTGCCGCGCCTGGCGCTACTGCGTGTCGGGCTGCCCCTACAAGAAGACCTACTACAACTGGCGCACCGGCAAGTCGGAGAAGTGCATCCTCTGCTACCCCCGCCTCGAGACGGGCCAGCCCCCGGCGTGTTTCGTGGCGTGCCCGGGCCGCATCCGCTACATGGGCCCGATCCTCTACGACATGGACCGCGTCGCCGAGGTGGCCAACGCGCCCGACGAGGACCTCGTCCGTCTCCACCGCAGCCTGATCCTCGACCCGAACGACCCCGAGGTCATCCGGGCGGCGCGCGAGGCCGGCGTCAGCGACACCTGGCTGGAGGCGTGCCGCCGCTCGCCCGTATACAAGATGGTGGTCGACTGGGAGATCGCGCTGCCGCTCCACCCCGAGTTCCGCACGCTGCCGAGCCTCTTCTACATCCCGCCCGAGAGCCCGGTGGCGACGGCCGACTCGGCCGAGGGCCCCTACGACATGACCGGCGACGGCCAGCTCTTCCCGGGGCTCGACGAGTTCCGCATCCCCATGGAGTACCTCGCCAGCCTCCTGTCTGCCGGCAACGTGGAGGAGATCCGCAAGGCGCTCGCCAGGCAGCTCGCGGTGCGGCGCTTCCGGCGCTCCGAGCGGGTGGAGGGCGTGGCCGACGAGGGCGTTCTCGCGGTGGCGGGCCTCAGCCGCGAGGACGCCGTGCACATGCACCGGCTTCTGGCCCTCGCCCACTACCACGAGCGCTTCGTGGTGCCGACCAACCACACGGAGAAGACGGCCAGCACGCCCTACATCGAGCGCGGCTTCGCCGGCTTCGCGGAGTTCACCGCCGATAAGGGGCCCAAGCGGCGCACCACGTTCCACGGCGCGCAGGAAGGGGTCGAGCACTGA
- a CDS encoding nitrate reductase subunit alpha — MTDQQPPASGANGSARRASRWFRVLDEPRAWEDFYRRRWSYDKTVRTSHSVNCSGSCSWEVFVKDGMITWELQKTDWPQINDHTPNYEPRGCQRGISSSWYPYSPVRPKYPYVRGVLLDFYRAERKAGKGPVEAWAAIVEDPERSKAYQSARGKAGWRRTTWDEATEIIAAAKIYTIKEYGADHLASFSPIPAMSMVSFISGQRLANLLGGTMLSFYEWYHDLPHVMPMIWGDQTDVGESADWYQSAYWIVMGSNLPMTRTPDAHFASEHKYNGGKIVNLSPDYADITKFADLWVPVRPGTDAAYLLACIHVILQEFHHDRRSDYFRQYVGQYTNLPFLVRLDEEDGHYVGGRFLRASDLSAYADEENGDWKLPLLDVDGNVRLPGGSLGFRWEENTTGRWNLKQEDAVTGETFEPALTLMDGDWEEASVAIADFTHTFNVEFGTTEGKGKPAEQHLRGVPSRVIQTREGPVRVTTAYDLLMAQFGVRRGLSGAYPENYDDPTQPFTPAWQEQETGVDRKLVLRVAREWADTAEKTKGKCMFITGSGILHWFHGGSLIYRAEAVMGILTGCMGRNGGGFNHYVGTEKVRPFAAIGTLGGAADWDVASRQANSTSYFYFHTDQWRYDGMTLEPLWAPRAKVYPKKARHPADLNMMAVRNGWLPFQPQFDKRNPMDVLREAREAGCETDAQVASWVARQFKDRKLEFALADVDAPPNHPKVLWIYRGNLIGTSMRGHEYALKHLLGTHNNVLGSDRSEDLIDEIEWHEGAPLGKLDLVYNVNLRMDSSANYSDIVLPTAHWYEKYDLTCTDLHSFFHPFTPAHDPSFESKHDWEAFKLVAAKVSELAKTYLPEPVEDLVLTALATDTPDEMAQPMGELVDWYAGDGEPVPGKTFPNVKVVRRDYTKVLDRYTTLGPKVVEPDGYGAKGIQTDLKEVVEELKESYLVGEKDGLPSLEDARQVAEVILRLSPEADGELSYHIFKGLEERTGVPLAHLVEPEREVRHHYPDLVSQPRRSITSPHWSAIESAGRTYAPWTMNVEALKPWHTLSGRQEIYFDHRMFRELGEDMPTYKPPLDMVKIGDVSPIDIREPGVKAFRYITPHGKWSIHSMFWDSWHMLNMFRGGQVIWINDDDAKQIGVDDNDWVEVYNENGISVVRAVVSATIPRDMAIFYHSSERHVNVPFSSLARERGVSDLRGGNNNAPTRIMLNPATMVGGYANFTYWLNYQGTSPSERDQVALIRKKPLEAGGRKVIYREEQLGRSL, encoded by the coding sequence ATGACCGACCAGCAGCCGCCTGCGAGCGGCGCCAACGGTAGCGCGCGGCGGGCCTCCCGGTGGTTCCGCGTGCTCGACGAGCCGCGTGCCTGGGAGGACTTCTACCGCCGCCGCTGGTCGTACGACAAGACCGTCAGGACGAGCCACAGCGTGAACTGCTCCGGCTCGTGCTCGTGGGAGGTCTTCGTCAAGGACGGCATGATCACCTGGGAGCTCCAGAAGACGGACTGGCCCCAGATCAACGACCACACCCCCAACTACGAGCCGCGCGGTTGTCAGCGCGGCATCTCGTCCTCCTGGTACCCCTACAGCCCGGTGAGGCCCAAGTACCCCTACGTGCGGGGCGTGCTGCTCGACTTCTACCGAGCCGAACGGAAGGCGGGCAAGGGTCCGGTGGAGGCCTGGGCGGCCATCGTGGAGGACCCGGAGCGCTCCAAGGCGTACCAATCGGCCCGCGGCAAGGCCGGTTGGCGGCGCACCACCTGGGACGAGGCCACCGAGATCATCGCCGCGGCCAAGATCTACACCATCAAGGAGTACGGCGCCGATCACCTCGCGTCGTTCTCGCCCATCCCGGCGATGAGCATGGTCAGCTTCATCTCGGGCCAGCGACTCGCCAACCTGCTCGGCGGCACCATGCTGAGCTTCTACGAGTGGTACCACGACCTCCCCCACGTCATGCCCATGATCTGGGGCGACCAGACCGACGTTGGTGAATCGGCCGACTGGTACCAGAGCGCCTACTGGATCGTCATGGGCTCGAACCTCCCCATGACCCGCACCCCCGACGCGCACTTCGCCTCCGAGCACAAGTACAACGGCGGCAAGATAGTCAACCTCTCGCCCGACTACGCCGACATCACCAAGTTCGCCGACCTCTGGGTCCCCGTCAGGCCAGGCACGGACGCCGCCTACCTCCTCGCCTGCATCCACGTGATCCTGCAGGAGTTCCACCACGACCGGCGCTCCGACTACTTCAGGCAGTACGTGGGCCAGTACACGAACCTGCCGTTCCTCGTGAGGCTCGACGAGGAGGACGGGCACTACGTGGGCGGCCGGTTCCTCCGCGCCTCCGACCTGAGCGCCTACGCGGACGAGGAGAACGGCGACTGGAAGCTACCGCTCCTCGACGTGGACGGCAACGTGAGGTTGCCGGGCGGCTCGCTCGGCTTCAGGTGGGAGGAGAACACCACGGGCAGGTGGAACCTCAAGCAGGAAGACGCCGTCACCGGCGAGACGTTCGAACCGGCCCTGACCCTCATGGATGGCGACTGGGAGGAGGCCTCGGTCGCCATCGCCGACTTCACCCACACCTTCAACGTCGAGTTCGGCACCACCGAGGGCAAGGGCAAGCCGGCCGAGCAGCACCTGCGCGGCGTTCCCAGCCGCGTGATCCAGACGCGCGAGGGGCCCGTCCGCGTGACGACCGCCTACGACCTGCTGATGGCGCAGTTCGGCGTGCGCCGCGGCCTGTCGGGCGCCTACCCGGAGAACTACGACGACCCCACCCAGCCGTTCACGCCCGCCTGGCAGGAGCAGGAGACCGGCGTGGACCGCAAGCTGGTGCTGCGCGTCGCGCGTGAGTGGGCCGACACGGCCGAGAAGACCAAGGGCAAGTGCATGTTCATCACCGGCTCGGGGATCCTGCACTGGTTCCACGGCGGGTCGCTCATCTACCGCGCCGAGGCCGTCATGGGGATCCTGACCGGCTGCATGGGCCGCAACGGCGGCGGGTTCAACCACTACGTGGGCACCGAGAAGGTCAGGCCGTTCGCCGCGATCGGCACCTTGGGCGGCGCCGCCGACTGGGACGTGGCCTCGCGCCAGGCGAACTCCACCTCGTACTTCTACTTCCACACGGACCAGTGGCGCTACGACGGCATGACGCTCGAGCCGCTGTGGGCGCCGCGCGCCAAGGTCTACCCCAAGAAGGCGCGCCACCCGGCCGACCTCAACATGATGGCCGTGCGCAACGGCTGGCTGCCGTTCCAACCCCAGTTCGACAAGCGCAACCCCATGGACGTCCTGCGCGAGGCGCGGGAGGCGGGGTGCGAGACGGACGCGCAGGTGGCGAGCTGGGTGGCGCGGCAGTTCAAGGACCGCAAGCTCGAGTTCGCCCTGGCCGACGTGGACGCGCCGCCCAACCACCCCAAGGTCCTCTGGATCTACCGCGGCAACCTCATCGGCACCTCCATGCGGGGGCACGAGTACGCCCTCAAGCACCTGCTGGGAACGCACAACAACGTTCTCGGGTCCGACCGGTCGGAGGACCTGATCGACGAGATCGAGTGGCACGAGGGCGCCCCGCTCGGCAAGCTGGACCTCGTCTACAACGTCAACCTGCGCATGGACTCCTCGGCCAACTACTCCGACATCGTGTTGCCGACGGCTCACTGGTACGAGAAGTACGACCTGACCTGCACCGACCTCCACTCCTTCTTCCACCCCTTCACGCCCGCCCACGACCCGTCCTTCGAGTCGAAGCACGACTGGGAGGCCTTCAAGCTCGTGGCCGCCAAGGTCAGCGAGCTGGCCAAGACGTACCTGCCGGAACCCGTGGAGGACCTCGTCTTGACGGCGCTCGCCACCGACACGCCCGACGAGATGGCGCAGCCGATGGGCGAGCTGGTCGACTGGTACGCGGGCGACGGCGAGCCCGTGCCCGGCAAGACGTTCCCGAACGTCAAGGTGGTCAGGCGCGACTACACCAAGGTCCTCGACAGGTACACGACCCTCGGGCCCAAGGTCGTCGAGCCGGACGGCTACGGCGCCAAGGGCATCCAGACGGACCTCAAGGAGGTCGTGGAGGAGCTCAAGGAGAGCTACCTGGTGGGTGAGAAGGACGGCCTGCCGTCCCTCGAGGACGCGCGGCAGGTGGCCGAGGTCATCCTGCGCCTGTCGCCCGAGGCAGACGGCGAGCTCTCGTACCACATCTTCAAGGGCCTCGAGGAGCGCACGGGCGTGCCGCTCGCGCACCTCGTCGAGCCTGAGCGCGAGGTCCGCCACCACTACCCCGACCTCGTGTCGCAACCGCGCCGCTCCATCACCTCGCCGCACTGGTCGGCCATCGAGAGCGCGGGCAGGACCTACGCGCCCTGGACGATGAACGTCGAGGCCCTCAAGCCGTGGCACACGCTCTCCGGCCGCCAGGAGATCTACTTCGACCACCGCATGTTCCGCGAGCTGGGCGAGGACATGCCCACCTACAAGCCGCCCCTCGACATGGTGAAGATCGGCGACGTCTCGCCGATCGACATCCGCGAGCCGGGCGTGAAGGCCTTCAGGTACATAACCCCGCACGGCAAGTGGTCCATCCACAGCATGTTCTGGGACTCCTGGCACATGCTCAACATGTTCCGCGGCGGCCAGGTCATCTGGATCAACGACGACGACGCCAAGCAGATAGGCGTGGACGACAACGACTGGGTGGAGGTCTACAACGAGAACGGCATCAGCGTGGTGCGCGCCGTGGTGAGCGCCACCATCCCGCGCGACATGGCGATCTTCTACCACTCCTCGGAGCGCCACGTGAACGTGCCCTTCTCGTCGCTCGCGCGCGAACGCGGCGTCAGCGACCTGCGCGGCGGCAACAACAACGCCCCAACTCGCATCATGCTCAACCCGGCCACCATGGTCGGTGGCTACGCCAACTTCACCTACTGGCTCAACTACCAGGGCACGAGCCCGTCGGAGCGGGACCAGGTGGCCCTCATCCGCAAGAAGCCGCTCGAGGCCGGCGGCCGCAAGGTCATCTACCGCGAGGAACAGCTCGGAAGGAGCCTCTAG
- a CDS encoding DUF59 domain-containing protein, with product MTGTTPNEVRELLRNVPYPGTSRNITSAGFVKEIDVEGSTVTVTFTPNTTNAVKVGAMEDGIRDVLYGAGFALVVVQTEAPYDDKSMLLGIGSMNPLQAEMLEDGVDPQPDVLLGDIGLTSKRLGPDGRVPGRVSGAPRPGSEAAGSSAPEVPDEPLGPQEPDYTGPLPVFQWEIDPADPAAESVQRAVVHDGWEFRVWWQVHKSGELLYTSLQALREDWVDHAGIARRHPVGRTEAVNLVFDRGRGGIVAIYGTVRDFRPFVEAFRLAYEAEYLAASARRPAVAASAEGVAP from the coding sequence ATGACCGGTACAACGCCGAACGAGGTCCGGGAGCTGCTGCGCAACGTCCCCTACCCGGGAACCTCACGCAACATCACCAGCGCCGGTTTCGTGAAGGAGATCGACGTCGAGGGATCGACGGTCACCGTCACCTTCACGCCGAACACCACGAACGCCGTCAAGGTCGGCGCCATGGAGGACGGCATCCGCGACGTGCTCTACGGTGCCGGCTTCGCGCTGGTCGTGGTGCAGACGGAGGCCCCGTACGACGACAAGTCGATGCTACTCGGGATCGGCAGCATGAACCCGCTGCAGGCCGAGATGCTCGAGGACGGGGTCGACCCGCAGCCTGACGTGCTCCTCGGCGACATCGGCCTCACCAGCAAGCGCCTGGGCCCCGACGGGCGGGTGCCCGGCCGGGTGTCGGGCGCACCGCGGCCCGGCTCCGAGGCCGCCGGGTCGAGCGCACCCGAGGTGCCGGACGAGCCGCTCGGCCCCCAGGAACCCGATTACACCGGCCCCCTTCCCGTCTTCCAGTGGGAGATCGACCCGGCCGACCCCGCGGCCGAGTCCGTGCAGCGCGCCGTGGTCCATGACGGTTGGGAGTTCCGCGTGTGGTGGCAGGTCCATAAGAGTGGCGAGCTCCTGTACACGTCGCTCCAAGCCCTGCGCGAGGACTGGGTCGACCACGCCGGCATCGCGCGGCGTCACCCGGTCGGCCGCACTGAGGCCGTCAACCTCGTGTTCGACCGCGGCCGCGGCGGCATCGTGGCCATCTACGGCACGGTCAGGGACTTCAGGCCCTTCGTCGAGGCGTTCCGGCTCGCCTACGAGGCGGAGTACCTCGCGGCGTCGGCGCGGCGCCCGGCCGTCGCCGCGAGCGCGGAGGGAGTGGCGCCATGA
- the moeB gene encoding molybdopterin-synthase adenylyltransferase MoeB, whose protein sequence is MLTQAEITRYDRQLRLAGFGPEAQERLARGSVLVIGAGGLGSPAILYLAAAGVGRIGVIDDDVVELSNLHRQVIHRQADVGAAKVASAARAVAEANPTTLFEAHAERLTEANAHALMADYDVILDGSDNFATRYLLNDAAYLAGKPLVHGSVLGFEGQLTVFRPGGPCYRCLYPSPPAAGTMPSCSEAGVLGALPGVIGVLQATEAIKLLAGVGVPAVGRLVTFDGLRLEFGEFRYGRDPACPVCGEEHAAGAPDPGAPDSGAPTPSLGRVKTLTAAQYARLSEAGEAHLLLDVRDEWELATGSIGGSVNVPLAGLRGRLNELAGWRETLVVCYCQWGGRSLRAAELLAGSGFTDVANLAGGWQAFSARG, encoded by the coding sequence ATGCTGACGCAGGCCGAGATCACACGCTACGACCGCCAGTTGCGCTTGGCGGGGTTCGGTCCGGAGGCGCAGGAGCGCCTGGCCCGCGGGTCCGTGCTCGTGATCGGCGCGGGCGGGCTCGGGTCGCCCGCCATCCTCTACCTCGCGGCCGCGGGCGTGGGCCGCATCGGTGTCATCGACGACGACGTCGTGGAACTGAGCAACCTCCACCGGCAGGTGATCCACCGCCAGGCCGACGTCGGCGCAGCCAAGGTGGCCTCCGCCGCGCGCGCCGTGGCCGAGGCCAACCCGACGACCCTGTTCGAGGCCCACGCGGAGCGGCTGACGGAGGCCAACGCCCATGCGCTGATGGCCGACTACGACGTGATTCTCGACGGTTCCGACAACTTCGCCACGCGCTACCTCCTCAACGACGCCGCCTACCTTGCCGGCAAGCCGCTCGTCCACGGCTCGGTCCTCGGCTTCGAGGGCCAGCTCACCGTGTTCCGGCCCGGCGGCCCGTGCTACCGGTGCCTGTACCCGAGCCCGCCGGCCGCGGGGACCATGCCCAGTTGCTCCGAGGCCGGCGTGCTCGGCGCCCTGCCGGGCGTGATAGGCGTGCTGCAGGCCACCGAGGCGATCAAGCTGCTGGCGGGCGTCGGCGTGCCCGCAGTGGGCAGGCTCGTCACCTTCGACGGGCTGCGCCTCGAGTTCGGCGAGTTCCGCTACGGGCGGGACCCCGCCTGCCCCGTCTGCGGCGAGGAACACGCCGCGGGCGCGCCAGACCCGGGCGCCCCGGACTCGGGCGCCCCAACCCCCTCGTTGGGCCGGGTGAAGACCCTCACCGCCGCGCAGTACGCCCGTCTCAGCGAGGCCGGCGAGGCGCACCTGCTGCTGGACGTGCGCGACGAGTGGGAGCTCGCCACGGGGAGCATCGGCGGAAGCGTGAACGTGCCGCTGGCCGGGCTCCGTGGCCGCCTGAACGAGCTGGCGGGCTGGCGCGAGACGCTCGTCGTCTGCTACTGCCAGTGGGGCGGCCGGAGCCTCCGGGCCGCCGAGCTCCTCGCCGGATCCGGGTTCACCGACGTGGCGAACCTGGCGGGCGGCTGGCAGGCGTTCTCCGCGCGCGGCTGA
- the moaC gene encoding cyclic pyranopterin monophosphate synthase MoaC codes for MLTHVDDTNQPRMVDVGAKPPTRRTAHARAIVRLPAEVRAAINGNDIAGPKGPVFVTASLAGVMAAKRTSELIPLCHPLATEECRVDLTLTDDGDVRIDCRVGLHGKTGVEMEALTGASVAALTVYDMCKALSQDMTIEGIHLVSKRGGKSDVG; via the coding sequence ATGCTCACGCACGTGGACGACACGAACCAGCCGCGCATGGTGGACGTCGGAGCCAAGCCCCCGACGCGGCGCACGGCTCATGCCCGGGCCATCGTGCGGCTGCCGGCCGAGGTGAGGGCCGCCATCAACGGGAACGACATCGCGGGGCCCAAGGGCCCCGTCTTCGTCACTGCCAGCCTCGCGGGCGTCATGGCGGCGAAGCGCACGAGCGAGCTCATCCCCCTCTGCCACCCGCTGGCCACGGAAGAGTGTCGGGTGGACCTGACCCTCACCGACGACGGCGACGTGAGGATCGACTGTCGGGTCGGCCTGCACGGCAAGACCGGCGTGGAGATGGAAGCGCTCACGGGCGCGTCCGTGGCGGCGCTGACCGTGTACGACATGTGCAAGGCGCTCTCCCAAGACATGACGATCGAGGGGATCCACCTCGTCAGCAAGCGCGGAGGGAAGAGCGATGTCGGCTAG
- a CDS encoding NTP transferase domain-containing protein codes for MHPFLVDVDCAGNPEPTAHLRAVARALEPDLLVGWVDDSAAAGAPDLFAAHYSLLDQDVVLRARAPDELPGAPGDDPPPRIPRPPEQVAAEVRARLAERAARVPLLGLVLAGGRSERMGRPKWAIEYHGAPQVRVLHELLSRFCEGTYVSIREEQLAEPVLAGLPHVVDAFRGFGPLGGILTAMNGRRDAAWLVLACDLPGVTAATVERLLAARAPFRFATAYRSSSDGLPEPLVAVYEPKARLRLFQTAGMGYDCPRKMLINSRCEVVDGADAVELANVNSPDDYALAVARLKPGGAA; via the coding sequence GTGCACCCGTTCCTCGTCGACGTCGACTGCGCCGGCAATCCGGAGCCCACCGCCCACCTGCGCGCCGTCGCCCGGGCGTTGGAGCCGGACCTTCTCGTAGGGTGGGTGGACGATTCGGCGGCCGCCGGTGCGCCCGATCTCTTCGCCGCCCACTACTCGCTACTCGATCAAGACGTGGTGCTGCGAGCGCGCGCACCAGACGAGCTGCCAGGCGCCCCGGGCGATGATCCGCCACCACGTATCCCACGCCCGCCCGAGCAGGTCGCGGCCGAGGTGCGCGCTCGGCTAGCCGAGCGCGCCGCGCGGGTACCGCTCCTCGGGCTCGTGTTGGCCGGCGGCCGGAGCGAGCGGATGGGCCGCCCCAAGTGGGCGATCGAGTACCACGGCGCCCCGCAGGTTCGCGTCCTTCACGAGCTGCTCTCGCGCTTCTGCGAAGGAACGTACGTGTCCATCAGGGAGGAGCAGCTCGCCGAGCCGGTGCTCGCCGGCCTGCCGCACGTCGTGGACGCCTTCCGCGGCTTCGGGCCGCTCGGCGGGATCCTCACCGCCATGAACGGCCGGCGTGACGCCGCCTGGCTGGTGCTCGCCTGCGACCTGCCCGGCGTGACCGCCGCGACCGTCGAGCGGTTGCTGGCAGCGCGGGCGCCGTTCAGGTTCGCGACCGCCTACCGCAGCTCGTCCGACGGACTGCCGGAGCCGCTCGTCGCGGTCTACGAGCCCAAGGCGCGGCTGCGGCTCTTCCAGACGGCCGGGATGGGTTACGACTGTCCCCGGAAGATGCTCATCAACTCGCGCTGCGAGGTCGTTGACGGGGCGGACGCGGTCGAACTGGCCAACGTCAACTCTCCCGACGACTACGCCCTCGCCGTCGCCCGCTTGAAGCCCGGAGGTGCCGCATGA
- a CDS encoding MoaD/ThiS family protein translates to MTSEKTVRVAYYALLREARGEASERVVTAARDAAGLYEELRALHSLPLPRSALRVAINDEFAAWERELADGDQVAFIPPVAGG, encoded by the coding sequence ATGACCAGCGAGAAGACGGTGCGGGTCGCCTATTACGCCCTCCTCCGCGAGGCGCGCGGGGAGGCGAGCGAACGGGTGGTCACGGCCGCGCGCGACGCCGCCGGCCTGTACGAGGAGCTCCGCGCCCTCCATTCGCTGCCGCTGCCGCGCAGCGCGCTCCGCGTGGCGATCAACGACGAGTTCGCGGCCTGGGAGCGCGAACTGGCGGACGGCGACCAGGTCGCCTTCATCCCGCCCGTGGCCGGAGGCTGA
- a CDS encoding molybdenum cofactor biosynthesis protein MoaE produces the protein MFAVQQGSIDVASWAQLLEDHGAGAVVVFEGRVRNRADGRAVEGLTYEAHEVLAVKEGERILAEALQRFAIQRAAAVHRVGPLAIGECAVWVGVAAEHRSAAFSACSFVIDEIKARVPIWKHERYETGEAAWVEGQRPRPEEV, from the coding sequence GTGTTCGCCGTCCAGCAGGGGTCGATCGACGTGGCGAGCTGGGCGCAGCTCCTGGAGGACCACGGCGCGGGAGCGGTCGTGGTCTTCGAGGGTCGCGTCAGGAACCGCGCGGACGGGAGAGCCGTGGAGGGACTGACGTACGAGGCGCACGAGGTCCTCGCCGTGAAGGAGGGCGAGCGGATCTTGGCCGAGGCGCTGCAGCGCTTCGCCATCCAGCGGGCGGCGGCGGTCCACCGCGTCGGACCCCTCGCCATCGGCGAATGTGCCGTCTGGGTGGGGGTCGCCGCGGAGCACCGTTCCGCCGCCTTCTCGGCGTGCAGTTTCGTGATCGACGAGATCAAGGCGCGCGTGCCCATCTGGAAGCACGAGCGCTACGAGACGGGCGAGGCCGCCTGGGTGGAGGGCCAACGCCCGCGGCCCGAGGAGGTGTGA